The Paenibacillus spongiae nucleotide sequence TAACGCATTCTATGTCTTCAACGCACCCCGCTCCCCAATGGATTAACCGGTATCGATTGTTCCGGTACTTCACCCGGGTTCTCGGCATGAGGGTTCTCGGAGCTCTCGTACGGAACCAGGAAATACTTCTCGGATTCCAAGTCGATGGGAGCATAGCGGCTGTACGATTCTTCAGGCGAGATGGTCGAGGTTTCCAGCAGTACTTCCGTTCCCGATTCGCTTACGATTTTAAACCCTATGTGGTTGGCTTCTTCCGGCCAGTCATAGTAGAGCACCGTCGAGATTGGCGTCACGATCATTTTCTCGAGATGTACGGTTTGTCCATTGCCAACGGGGACATCCTTGTTCAGAACGACTGTTTCGCTTGATGCCGCCAGCTGGTCGGTCGGAACCTCGATATCGAAAACCCATGGGGTATCCACCGGAACGCCTTCCGAGTCGATGGTCGAGTCCAGGTTATCGAACTCCAGGTGAAACCGGACCGTTTCTCCGATCGGCATGTCCGTCATCTGAATTTTATTATAAATCGTAAACTGCGATGAATTAACCTTGATCGATTGCTGAAGCCCGCCGCCCGTCAGCTCCTGTCCATTCATTTGAACATTTGGCCTTGGATGCATTCGGTAATGGAAATCGACCCCCTTCGCCGGCTCGAACGTCGAGCTGATGATCAGCTGACCGCTATCGGCCATCACTTCATTCAATGTCCATTTCCCGAACTTATTCTCAGCCGTACTGCCAATCTCCGTCTTATAAGGGGTATAATCCGTCTTTTCATCCGCCAGGATGAATCCTTCAACGAGTCCGCCGACAAACGGCACATTCGCGAACGACACCATTCCCGTGCTTAGCGAAATCCCCGCCGCCAGAATAACGGCTGCCGCAGCTCCCGCATATTTCTTCTTACGGCTGGGCTTCTGCTTCCTGATCTTCTTCAACACGCGGCGTTCCCAATTCTTCTTGTCGATGCTGGTAAGCTCCTGTTCTTCATATTGATTAACATCCATGTCTGCATGATTGAGATCTTTATAAATTGACATCGCGTTCACTCCCTAACCTTCATTATTGTTCAGCAAAAAATTTTTCAGCTTCTTCCGGCCTCTGGAAAGCTTGTTATGCACCCATGACTCCTTGGCATTGAATGCATGCGCAATTTCATGCGAAGGCGTACCTTCCAAATAATATTTCTCGAAAATGGCCCGTTCACTGTCGGTTAACTGCTCTAACAGCTCATCGACACGGCCTCGATCGGACGGTTCTTCCGCCTTCAGCATCGCGTCATCCCATTCCGAAACGGTAAACTGTTTATTTTGCAGGGTGATTTGTCTTCTTTGGTAATCGATCGCTTTATATTTGGCAATCGCCGCAATCCATTGTTTGAATGTGTTTTTATCCGGATTGAAGCAGTGAATGTTATTCCATATCGCGAGAAGCACGTCGTCCATGCATTCCTCGCAATCCTGCTGCTGGTAGTTCAAGTGACGTTTAATAATCGCCGTAAGCAAGCCTCCATACTGAGCGATAATGAAGAGAATTGCTCTCTCATTCTTGTTCTTTATGTGTTGTACAACACTGTCTTCCGTGACTTTCAAGGGTCCACCTCTCCTTCCATTGCGTATTGGTACCTATCCAGTAATACGAAATGAATACGATAAATCTATCACAGAATGAAAAAAGAATAGCGGGATATTGTTGGGAATGTTGAATCCGAGGCGCTTTCATAGCACAATGGGGACAAGAACGAAGTGACCAAGCGGTTGATGGCAGTAATCGTTCATATGGTTAAAATCAAGCCACAGCAATGACGGAGGTGAATGCCATGTTCGCACAATGGCTGAAAGAATCCAAGTATACCGTGATCTTCAGCGGCGCCGGAATGAGTACGGAGAGCGGGGTGCCCGATTTTCGCTCATCGAAGGGATTATGGCAGGGACGAGATCCGCAATCGTTAGCCAGCACCGAGGCGATGGCTTACAACAAGAAGGAATTCGTCGCATTTTACCGGATGCGGATTCAGGCCTTGCAGTCGACCCATCCCCATCGGGGCTATGACGTTCTAAGCGCATGGGCGAACCAGCTGCAGCTGAAATCGATCATTACCCAAAATACCGACGGTTTACACGAACAAGCCGGCAACGTGAATGTGCTTACCCTGCACGGAACGATTCGCCGGCTGCATTGCAATGCTTGCGGGACCGTATATCCAACGGACGATTACTTCAACGATCGCTTATACTGCAGCTGTGGCGGCTTCATCCGCCCATCCGTCGTGTTATTCGGCGAATCCTTGGATTCGCATGTGCTGGCGGCGGCAGGCCGTGAGGCCCGGAAGGCGGATTTGTTTATTGTCCTAGGCTCTTCGCTGGTCGTCTCTCCCGCTAATTCATTCCCTGTCCTGGCCAAAGAACAGGGTGCAAAATTAGTCATCGTCAATCATGATCCAACTCCTCTGGATTCCATGGCAGATGTCGTTATAAACAAACGGAAAATTGGCGATGTCCTTCATGATGTTAATGAAGAGCTGGCATTGGATTAAGCGTGACCGTGCCCGGGTCTGATCAGGGTAGAACGGGCAGGAACGGAGGAGGGTTATCTTGAGTCATCCCCAAGCATATGGGACATTCGCCAGACGAGGCGGCCATACGTTTCGAACCTCGGCATATATTCAGTGGGGCGACTCCAAGAAATCTATTGGAGCCAGCTTGCTGCTGAACCCCGGATCGGCCGACTTCAATCATGCCCATCATCCCGGCTTAATGGAGACGCTGCATACCTCCATGCAAGCGAGCGGCGCGATCAAGCCCGATCCGACGATGGAGCAGCTGATCCTTTTTCTTGAAGCGATTTATGGAGGTGAGACTCCCCTGACCGGTCGCTTCCATCTGTATAACCTGTTCAATCTTCAAAATGCAAAGTCCGTCCATGCCGTCGATCAGTTCGAAGCTTTGGTTCATTCCGACGTGTGCGGCATCCGGGATTCATTGATTCCTATAGGCGAGCTGCAGAGCCATCCGTGGCTCCTGATCGGCTGGGGGGTTGAACGGCGGGCAAGCTGGAACAATCTCGAGCTCAGCAAAAGAGGCTGGCTTGACTTGATCAGTCAAGCGGGGGTTCCTTTTTTCGGGAAAATGCACCCTAAACACAATAACTACTACCATCCCTGCCCGCGTATTCCGACTCGCCGCCCAGACATGTTGAATGATCTCGTCGCGATCTATAAGGAGCAATTTGGCTCTTAAGCGCGCATGACCTCATAGCCTCTCTCCCATCCAAGATAAGAATATTATTCATGAGCTATATGATTGAGGCAGTGTAATTCTCATAGGTTTAACCATTACAGGCCGTAAGGGGCGTGAACGGGCAATGAAGCAAAAGTATCGCATCGATGAATCGATCTTGCTGGCGAAGCTCGATCAAGCATATGGCATACATACAGAGAGCCTGAGTTTTATCCCCATCGGGGACTCGGCTTATTCCTACCAGGTGAACGGGGCGTCCGGGGAACGGTTCTATCTGAAGCTGTTCGACCATGCGAACGATAGTCACCGCAGAGGCATCCTCCGCTTAAATCACTACTTGCCGCTAACGAGCCGTATGTATCGGGAGGGGCTTTTTCGCCATCTTACCTATCCGATCAAAACGCTGCGCGACGAATTCACCGTAGCCTTAAGCGATTGTACGGTTGCATTATTTAATTATATTGAAGGAGAAACATTAGCAGAGGCATATCCTTTTTCGAATACGATTCTCGAATCCATCGGCATGTCGGTAGCCCGGCTTCAGCAGATCACCCCTGACATCGGCCAATCGACGCTGATGACCGAAGCCTATGACGTTTCCTTCGTGCCCGATCTGGACAAATGTATGGCATATCTTGAAGGCATTGAAACATCGGATGATCCCATCACGCAATCGCTAATCGAACAAGTACTCCCGAGAAAAACCGAAATCGGCGATATGCGGAGTCATATTCGTCGGCTTCGTGAAGCAGCTTTGGCACAGCCGAAAGAGATGGTGCTGTCTCACGGCGATTTGTGGGGAGGGAACTTGATCTATGCCGAGAACGAGCTCTATCTGCTGGATTGGGAGTCCGCTCAGCTTGCGCCGCGTGAACTCGATATGATCGGATACATCGGGGAGGAGTTCGAAGCATTCTATTCCGCTTATGTGCGGCAGCTCAGCCGATCCGTAACGGTTGATTTCGATGTGATTCGATTCTATTGCTATCGGAATCAGCTTCGAAACCTGACGAATTGGTTGATGAACATTCTTTACAGAAATTTGGTCACCGAACAGAGAGAAAACGATCTGGAAATGATTCTGTACCACTGCATGAACCGGTGGGAGGGTATCGAGCCTCGGATTCAAATTGCAGAAGCTGTATGGAAGAAAATGAACGGTTGAATTATAGGGGCCTAGCATTCGCGATTTCTGAATACACGTTCAGTTGTCCAAGATGCGGGCCCCTCTGTGTGTGTCTATCTGGCTTGGCTCAAGCCAGAAGCCTATCCCTTCATGAGAACCAATCTTCAAGTTTGATTTCTCCCCTCCCAAAGTCTACGTATTTCCATAGCACAGTGACTTTGTTCACTGCAGCACTCCCCATGAGGGGATACAATAATCGTTACGCCCCCTCCACTTGGATAGGAAGGGCTAGGCTTATCCGCGTGCCGCCTCTCGCTATTCGGCATGAAGCGGGACGTACGACTTTCTGCTGGCGGCAATATGCATGGAAGGACAAGGGTAGTGCGATTTATGGACAACATCTCGATAGGACGAATGGCCGAGCTTTGCCAGACAACCGTTCAAACGCTGCGGCATTATGACCGGATCGGCTTGCTGAAGCCGGAATACGTTGACGAGTATTCAGGCTACCGGTACTACTCGATCGGCCAATGCGCCCGCTTGGATATGATCATGTATATGAAGTATTTGGGCATCTCCCTCGATACGATCAAAGAACGGCTCGATTCGGACAACATCGATATTGTTTCCGGCTTGCTGCAGCAGCAGGCCGATCTTATCGACAGCAAGCTGAAGCAGCTGCATCATATGAAGAAAGCGGTCCAACTTAGCATCAAAAATTACAACACGGTGCTGAACGCGCAGCCAAACGGGCAAATTGATATCCAGCGAATAGCTGAGCGGAAGATGTTTGTGTACAACGGCAAGCTCGATATCTACAGCCATACATTGGACGTATTCGAATATATACTCCGGGAACTGCGTAAGCACGCAAGCGTCCGTCATTTGCCGATGGCTTATTTCTGCAATGTCGGGTCGCTGATCCGGCAAGAGGCGCTTTTGCGGCAATCGTTCGTATCCACGGATCTCTTCGTGTTCGTGGATAACGATTTTCCCGATTCGGAAGGAATCGAGACGATTCCGGAGGGCGAATATGCATGCACATACTGCAGCGACTTCTTCAGCGAGCGGGATTATGCGGCCAAGCTGAGAGACTATATTATGGAGAATGGTTATGAAATTGCGGGCGATTATATTTGCGAAGTGATCGCGGATATGCAGATCATTCCGCAGCAGCAGCGAAAGATGTTTATGAGATTGCAAATTCCGATACGCAGGGCTTGACTCTATTCTTACAATAGAGTCTATCCTAGAGGCATGAGGAGCTCCTAACGTATCAAATCCTATTTTGTGAAAAAAAGAACAACTAGGAGGTAACGCTATGTTGGAGAAAGTGAGAGTCATTCAATACGGTTGCGGTAAAATGGGGATCTACTTCTTGCGCTATTTGGTTGAGAAAGGCGCGGAAATTGTAGGGGCTATCGATGCCAACCCGCAAATTGTCGGTAAAGACGCAGGAGAAATCGCCGGACTGCCGATGAAGCTGAACGTGCCCGTTCGCTCCGATGCCGAGGCGGTGTTCCAGGAATGCGACGCCGACGTCTGCATCATCGCCACGACGAGCTTGATGTCGGATACGTACAACGCGTTTGAACTGGCCGCCAAACACGGCATTAATGCGATCAGCACCTGTGAAGAAGCGCTCTATCCTTGGACGACTTCACCGGCGCTGACGAACCGGCTGGACGCGCTTGCCAAGCAGAACGGCTGCACATTGACCGGATCGGGCTATCAAGACGTCTTCTGGGGCAATCTGATTACCGCACTGGCCGGCGCCACTCACCGGATCGACCGGATTGAAGGCAGATCGAGCTATAACGTCGAGGAATACGGCATTGCCCTAGCCCAAGTCCATGGAGCAGGTTTGACACAAGCGGAATTCGAAGAGCAGATTGCCCATAACGACGCTCTCCCTTCGTTCATGTGGAACGCCAACGAGTGGTTATGTTCGCAGTTCGGCTGGACGATCCGCTCGACCGAGCAGAAGCTGGTGCCGACGACGCACGACAAGGACCTGCATTCGACGACGCT carries:
- a CDS encoding DUF4179 domain-containing protein, whose translation is MSIYKDLNHADMDVNQYEEQELTSIDKKNWERRVLKKIRKQKPSRKKKYAGAAAAVILAAGISLSTGMVSFANVPFVGGLVEGFILADEKTDYTPYKTEIGSTAENKFGKWTLNEVMADSGQLIISSTFEPAKGVDFHYRMHPRPNVQMNGQELTGGGLQQSIKVNSSQFTIYNKIQMTDMPIGETVRFHLEFDNLDSTIDSEGVPVDTPWVFDIEVPTDQLAASSETVVLNKDVPVGNGQTVHLEKMIVTPISTVLYYDWPEEANHIGFKIVSESGTEVLLETSTISPEESYSRYAPIDLESEKYFLVPYESSENPHAENPGEVPEQSIPVNPLGSGVR
- a CDS encoding sigma-70 family RNA polymerase sigma factor, encoding MKVTEDSVVQHIKNKNERAILFIIAQYGGLLTAIIKRHLNYQQQDCEECMDDVLLAIWNNIHCFNPDKNTFKQWIAAIAKYKAIDYQRRQITLQNKQFTVSEWDDAMLKAEEPSDRGRVDELLEQLTDSERAIFEKYYLEGTPSHEIAHAFNAKESWVHNKLSRGRKKLKNFLLNNNEG
- a CDS encoding NAD-dependent deacylase: MFAQWLKESKYTVIFSGAGMSTESGVPDFRSSKGLWQGRDPQSLASTEAMAYNKKEFVAFYRMRIQALQSTHPHRGYDVLSAWANQLQLKSIITQNTDGLHEQAGNVNVLTLHGTIRRLHCNACGTVYPTDDYFNDRLYCSCGGFIRPSVVLFGESLDSHVLAAAGREARKADLFIVLGSSLVVSPANSFPVLAKEQGAKLVIVNHDPTPLDSMADVVINKRKIGDVLHDVNEELALD
- a CDS encoding NAD(P)H-dependent amine dehydrogenase family protein — translated: MLEKVRVIQYGCGKMGIYFLRYLVEKGAEIVGAIDANPQIVGKDAGEIAGLPMKLNVPVRSDAEAVFQECDADVCIIATTSLMSDTYNAFELAAKHGINAISTCEEALYPWTTSPALTNRLDALAKQNGCTLTGSGYQDVFWGNLITALAGATHRIDRIEGRSSYNVEEYGIALAQVHGAGLTQAEFEEQIAHNDALPSFMWNANEWLCSQFGWTIRSTEQKLVPTTHDKDLHSTTLGKTIPAGDATGMTAIVTTVTQQGPVIVTECKGKVYAEGEVDRNDWTIKGEPDTELKIARPATVELTCATVVNRIPDLLKAPAGFHTTEKMAPARYRTYPLHYYV
- a CDS encoding MerR family transcriptional regulator is translated as MDNISIGRMAELCQTTVQTLRHYDRIGLLKPEYVDEYSGYRYYSIGQCARLDMIMYMKYLGISLDTIKERLDSDNIDIVSGLLQQQADLIDSKLKQLHHMKKAVQLSIKNYNTVLNAQPNGQIDIQRIAERKMFVYNGKLDIYSHTLDVFEYILRELRKHASVRHLPMAYFCNVGSLIRQEALLRQSFVSTDLFVFVDNDFPDSEGIETIPEGEYACTYCSDFFSERDYAAKLRDYIMENGYEIAGDYICEVIADMQIIPQQQRKMFMRLQIPIRRA
- a CDS encoding aminoglycoside phosphotransferase family protein — its product is MKQKYRIDESILLAKLDQAYGIHTESLSFIPIGDSAYSYQVNGASGERFYLKLFDHANDSHRRGILRLNHYLPLTSRMYREGLFRHLTYPIKTLRDEFTVALSDCTVALFNYIEGETLAEAYPFSNTILESIGMSVARLQQITPDIGQSTLMTEAYDVSFVPDLDKCMAYLEGIETSDDPITQSLIEQVLPRKTEIGDMRSHIRRLREAALAQPKEMVLSHGDLWGGNLIYAENELYLLDWESAQLAPRELDMIGYIGEEFEAFYSAYVRQLSRSVTVDFDVIRFYCYRNQLRNLTNWLMNILYRNLVTEQRENDLEMILYHCMNRWEGIEPRIQIAEAVWKKMNG